From the Candidatus Woesearchaeota archaeon genome, one window contains:
- a CDS encoding T9SS type A sorting domain-containing protein produces the protein GVLSPGKHAVTWNAQGVPSGVYVYSLQTPEGTATRKMMVTK, from the coding sequence GGTGTTCTTTCACCTGGAAAGCATGCTGTCACCTGGAATGCACAAGGAGTTCCTTCAGGAGTGTATGTCTATAGCTTACAAACGCCAGAAGGTACAGCAACGAGGAAGATGATGGTAACGAAATAG